In the Aromatoleum bremense genome, one interval contains:
- a CDS encoding DsbE family thiol:disulfide interchange protein — protein MKAKFLVPLALFLVLAGFLGYGLQLNPREVPSPLVDKPAPQFRLATLAAPDAALGVADMRGEVWLLNVWASWCVSCREEHPVLMELARDKVVPLVGLNYKDTRPEAIAWLEAHGDPYTASVVDADGRVGIDYGVYGVPETFLIDRQGVIRYKHIGPVTREAVRDVLLPKIAELSRAS, from the coding sequence ATGAAAGCGAAGTTTCTCGTCCCCCTCGCGTTATTCCTCGTGTTGGCGGGTTTTCTCGGTTACGGGCTGCAGCTCAATCCGCGCGAGGTGCCGTCGCCGCTGGTCGACAAACCGGCGCCGCAGTTCCGCCTCGCGACACTGGCTGCCCCCGACGCCGCGCTCGGCGTCGCCGACATGCGCGGCGAAGTGTGGCTGCTGAACGTCTGGGCGTCGTGGTGCGTGTCCTGCCGCGAGGAGCATCCGGTGCTGATGGAGCTCGCGCGCGACAAGGTCGTGCCGCTCGTCGGCCTCAATTACAAGGACACGCGCCCCGAAGCGATCGCCTGGCTCGAAGCGCACGGCGACCCTTACACCGCGTCGGTCGTCGACGCGGATGGCCGCGTGGGGATCGACTACGGCGTGTACGGCGTGCCCGAGACTTTCCTCATCGACCGGCAGGGCGTGATCCGCTACAAGCATATCGGGCCGGTCACCCGGGAGGCGGTGCGCGACGTGCTGCTGCCGAAGATCGCGGAGCTGTCGCGTGCGAGCTAG
- a CDS encoding heme lyase CcmF/NrfE family subunit, whose amino-acid sequence MIPELGHFSLILALVLALVQAVVPMIGANRNRIALMAVGRPAAQGQFLAIAFAFGCLTWAFVTSDFSLQLAAVNSHTDTPLIYKITGVWGNHEGSLLLWALSLSLWTVAVTVFSRNLPDAFMARVLGVLGWISAGFLSFTLVTSNPFDRLLPAVAQGRDLNPLLQDAGMIIHPPLLYMGYVGFSVAFAFAIAALLSGRMDAAWARWSRPWTTVAWVFLTAGIAVGSGWAYYELGWGGWWFWDPVENASFMPWLLGTALIHSLAVTEKRGAFRSWTILLAISAFSLSLLGTFLVRSGVITSVHAFATDPRRGLFILALLVLVIGVSLTLFAWRAPKLAGGGSFGLVSRDATLLGNNVLLAVATGSVLLGTLYPLFLDALNLGKISVGPPYFEAVFVPLMTPVVVLMVLGPFVRWKGDGIGRVLRPLLPVMMASIAIGLGVAFAVGHVTVRTVLGLVLASWVLLGSARLLMSRFAERRGASPAAVLRGIPSAWWGMWLAHAGIGVFIIGVTMAGSLNERLDVRIQPGQTAQLAGYTFTFRGVADAPGPNYDAARATIEVTRGGLPVATLHPEKRFYVAQQMPMTEASIDIGPFRDVYVNLGDRLDDGSWVVGLFYKPFISWVWLGCVLMAVGGVFAASDRRYRRLAEREAPAGAARRTT is encoded by the coding sequence ATGATTCCCGAACTCGGCCATTTCTCGCTGATTCTCGCGTTGGTGCTCGCGCTCGTCCAGGCGGTCGTCCCGATGATCGGCGCCAACCGCAACCGCATCGCGCTGATGGCGGTCGGGCGGCCGGCGGCGCAGGGGCAGTTCCTTGCCATCGCGTTCGCCTTCGGCTGCCTGACCTGGGCCTTCGTCACGAGTGACTTCTCGCTGCAGCTGGCGGCAGTCAATTCGCATACCGACACGCCGCTGATCTACAAGATCACCGGGGTGTGGGGCAACCACGAGGGATCGCTGCTGCTGTGGGCGCTGTCGCTGTCGCTGTGGACGGTGGCGGTGACGGTGTTCAGCCGCAACCTGCCCGACGCCTTCATGGCGCGCGTCCTCGGCGTGCTCGGCTGGATCAGCGCGGGCTTCCTGTCGTTCACGCTGGTCACGTCCAACCCTTTCGACCGCCTGCTGCCGGCGGTCGCGCAGGGGCGCGACCTCAACCCGCTGCTCCAGGACGCGGGCATGATCATCCACCCGCCGCTGCTGTACATGGGCTACGTGGGCTTTTCGGTCGCGTTTGCGTTCGCGATCGCCGCGCTGCTCAGCGGCCGCATGGATGCCGCTTGGGCGCGCTGGTCGCGGCCGTGGACGACGGTCGCGTGGGTGTTCCTCACCGCCGGCATCGCGGTCGGGTCGGGCTGGGCCTACTATGAGCTCGGCTGGGGCGGCTGGTGGTTCTGGGACCCGGTCGAAAACGCGTCCTTCATGCCGTGGCTGCTCGGGACCGCGCTGATCCATTCGCTCGCGGTCACGGAGAAACGCGGCGCGTTCCGCAGCTGGACGATTCTGCTCGCGATCAGCGCGTTCTCGCTGTCGCTGCTCGGCACTTTCCTGGTCCGCTCGGGCGTTATCACCTCGGTGCACGCGTTCGCAACCGATCCGCGTCGCGGCCTGTTCATCCTCGCGCTGCTGGTGCTGGTGATCGGCGTTTCGCTGACGCTGTTCGCGTGGCGCGCGCCCAAGCTCGCAGGCGGCGGCAGCTTCGGCCTCGTGTCGCGCGACGCGACGCTGCTCGGCAACAACGTCCTGCTCGCAGTGGCGACGGGTTCGGTGCTGCTCGGGACGCTCTACCCGCTGTTCCTCGACGCGTTGAACCTCGGCAAGATCTCGGTCGGGCCGCCGTACTTCGAGGCGGTGTTCGTGCCGCTGATGACGCCGGTCGTGGTGCTGATGGTGCTCGGGCCGTTCGTCCGCTGGAAAGGGGACGGCATTGGGCGCGTGCTGCGGCCGCTGCTGCCGGTGATGATGGCGAGCATCGCGATCGGCCTCGGCGTTGCGTTCGCGGTCGGGCACGTCACGGTGCGCACCGTGCTCGGCCTGGTGCTGGCGTCGTGGGTGTTGCTCGGCAGTGCCCGGCTGCTGATGAGCCGCTTCGCCGAGCGTCGCGGCGCGAGCCCCGCGGCGGTGCTGCGGGGCATCCCGTCAGCGTGGTGGGGAATGTGGCTCGCGCATGCCGGCATCGGCGTCTTCATCATCGGCGTGACGATGGCCGGCAGTCTCAACGAGCGCCTGGACGTCAGGATTCAGCCCGGCCAGACTGCACAGCTCGCCGGCTACACCTTCACGTTCCGCGGTGTCGCCGACGCCCCGGGGCCGAACTACGACGCCGCGCGGGCGACGATCGAGGTGACGCGCGGTGGTCTCCCGGTCGCGACGCTGCACCCGGAGAAGCGCTTCTACGTCGCGCAGCAGATGCCGATGACCGAGGCGTCGATCGACATCGGCCCGTTCCGCGACGTGTACGTCAACCTCGGCGACCGCCTCGACGACGGCAGCTGGGTCGTCGGCCTGTTCTACAAACCCTTCATCAGCTGGGTATGGCTCGGCTGCGTGCTGATGGCGGTCGGCGGCGTTTTCGCCGCCTCGGATCGTCGCTACCGCCGCCTCGCGGAGCGTGAAGCGCCGGCCGGCGCGGCGCGCCGCACGACATGA